TATCAAAAAATAAACTTGAACCTGATGCACAAAAAGTCCCACACCCAAACAGATGCTGACCCAACAAGGTATACTGGAGTGGTATATGGAACAGTGTGAGCGGAATAGTGAAAGCCGAAGACAGGACAAGAAATGTACCTTGATGCGCCGGTGACGCAGCAATGGACCGAAATCTGGGCGATTGCAGATCGGCGAGCGGCGCTTCTTCCTATACCGGTGGTGAAAACAAATTATCACTAAAACATGTGACCTAAATTTCCTTACCCCTGCCACTATTTGTTTGTGCTCTCTGATACCATGTGACAAAATATGAAAGAAGAATACATTTCAGTGTATCTTATTCATTAGTAATATGCACATATATAAAAAGACTTTTAGTCCTATTTAGGAAAGTGGATTAATCAAATCCCTACAAACAATTCCTAAAATCAAGGTAAATCATATTTACATATTTCCTATTTCTATATAGAATCTATAACAGTAAATACTAGTCCTCACATTGTGTTTCTACAATTGGTTTTTTGTGGataataatatttgaagttaAAAGTTACTTTTTATACCAAATTATCAATAGTTAATGTGTTAGAGATTAACTGCAGTTGCTATAACAACTCTTATATCTTTTGTGAGGCTCTTGTATTATGTTTTATTGGGCCTAAAGACCGATGAAATTGAAATGAGCCTACTTGCCGATATATCCTTTAGGCTTAAAAAAAGTTGCAGGAAAAAATGAAGGGGCGGTATGATAATTTCATTCAAGTTCATACCAATATATCAAATTGCCTGTCTCCTACCCTCACCCTTAAtgtaataagaataataataataacaaagaTATGATGCAGATGCATGGAAACCTTGTAATTGatgatattatgattttaaatctTCTGTCATCCTTAAATTCTGTGCTAGGATAATATGCTCACATACAAAATGAAAGGCTGTCCATTAACCTCGAAAATATTGTGTGCTAGATCGATttaaattacaaataaaatatttgcaaatccaattttatttaaatattcaatCATTTTAGCAAATGTTATGATTTTGTTGTTGCACCACCCTATTCATTTGTTTTTGGTTCCATCTCTATATAGGTGGTGCAAATTACATGCGGTGGATGGAGGCGTCCTTATTCATTTTTTCTTGGTGATGTGCCAGAGATGAAAAACTGTTTTTCTTTTGTTAAGGTTTGCTCTTTTGTGCCTTTTAATGCAAGTTATCTTGCTTTGAATCTCCTCTTTGTCTTTCTTCCTGGGGGATCATAGGTGTCATATCATTTGATTAATTTTGCATAAGTGAAGTTTCTTTGCCGATAAAGTCATGGGTTTAAGGTATGTCTATTTTGTAGTATTATGAAAAGTCAAAGGTGTATGCATTTGTGGATTGCCTGTGAGAGATTAACTGAACATATTCTGCATTTTACACAAGGCAATCCACCATCAGAGGAACTTTTTTATCTTCTATATATTCATCAAGAACTCATGCTTTCTTACTATGTGTCCATGCTTTCTTGTTATGTATCAAACAAGAGCTAACTTTCAGAAATCTAAAACTTAAGAAATAAGcttttttctgtttttttttcaGACTCGCTATTCTTTTCGGAAAACTTTGTGCCATGTTTATGCTTCGACATACACTGGGATTAAATTGGCGAAGAACTAGACAGGGAAAATTGATGTTGTGATGTTAAATGCAAACAAAACCACCTAGTTGATTCTTTTCTTGCTCAAAAATACTGAACTTTTTTTTTATTGGATCAACTCATTTCTATACTGCATTATGATAATCCAGTGTTGAAGATTGTGTATTATAGGTTCAGTGATAGCGTTCTCTGCATGGTtgctttaattttttattaatattaataccACTAATCTCTCTATGACTTCTGGCAGGATGATACTATTTATGTTCATAGACATTGGATTCCTGAAAATTGTAGAAAGTTGTATCCTCGAAATCTGCATATCCAGTTTCATGGGAGGGAGATACATTCTTTGTGCTTTATCTCTTCCTCTAGTTGGATTGCAACAGGTTGTGAAGATGGAACTGTGCGCTTGACAAGGTATGCCAACTTTTTCTCCATAGCAGAACAAAGATATCCAATGCCAAGTGGATAAATTGTCATTTGCAGCCAAGTCATCAATCATCTTTACCAAATTTTCAGTCTTTTGCAAGGTAATATTGTGATAAATGTTTCAGGTATGAACCAGATACAAGGACTTGGTCAGTTTCAAAGCTTCTTGGGGAACATGTTGGAGGATCAGCTGTACGATCCATAGCCTGCGTGTCAGAGTCATTTATGTTTATTCCAGATGGGGTTTGTGAAAACACTGAGGCCTTTGAGGACCAagagaatatttttattttaatttctgtTGGCGCAAAAAGGGTTATAACTGCATGGAAACAAACAACTGGGATGAGCAAAATACCCTTTGACACTCAATCTAGTGAATCAAATAAAATAGTTGGAAATAACTTCACTAGTTCATTTACCGCAGAAACCCCGTCTTTGTCCTTTCAGTGGCTTTCCACTGATATGCCACTCAAATTGTCTACTTATGGGAAGATACAAAACACAAAGAAAGTTCATGGTACCGCTGAAAATCTTAGTTTGATGACGGTTGGCATTATTTCTGGTGAATCACTTTCATCAAAATACAGGAAAACAGACTTAAACCTTGAAGATAATCATGAAAATGACTGGAGATACCTTGGTGCCTCTGCTTTTCTCGTTAAAGATGCTAGATCCAGGTCTATTTAAAGTAACAAGCGTACATTTATTTCTGTTATTTTCTTTGTCCATTATCTATCTGGTGTATTATATATAAGAATCATGATCTCTTCTTCTGCAGGATTTCTGTCTGTTTTGTTGTTGTTGCTTGCTCAGACGCCACAGTTACATTACGGGCTCTTGTGATGCCTATTCAACGTTGGTTCGTGTTGAATTCCCCCCAATTAGTTCCTTTACATTTCGATGGATTTTTTGTGTTTGTTCTTCTTAATTTTGTTTCTTTTGTTCTTTTTACTTCGAAATATATTCATGTCTTTTCTGGAAAATGCTACTTCTGTTGATGAGTTAttgttcaaataattaaatttttagattGGATTTTCTGCAACTTCCATTGGTGTCTCGGAATCTTTTGAAGTGGGAAATAATTAGGATTTTTCCCCCTAATTTTCTTTCGCTTCTATATATTTCACGGCAGGTTTGTTGTTGCCTTGTTGTCCCCTTTGCCGTCACCTGTGCTAGCTTTGCAGCATGTTGTCATTCCTAAGCTTCCACCATCTAAAGGTTAGTTAAAGTATTAATCTAGCAAAAACAGGTCCAAGATTTTAATCATATAGTTTGTGTTAGTCAAAGTTGCATCTTACCACTTCTTTACTTATTCATAATAGCTCAATTTCAAATTCATAATATCTTGATCCTGGCATTATAGTGATGCTATGGTTTAGCTCATGCATCTTACTGTCTCCtctttcaaaaaattatttatttgacagGTTTAAACAAATATGTGAATAAAAATGGTTAGTCCAATTCGAGGACTAAAGTGTATAATCAAATCCTAATAGTTAATGTTATTCACAGAGCTTCCAAGTTGGTATTTTAGTTGAATGATATGCGTATATGTTTTACATGTGTAGTGTTTTGGAAGTTAAAAATGGGATGAAATACTTTATTGATCTATGTTGAATGAATAGATTTACAGAATTTTTATAGATTCTAGTTCTACCTGATTCCCCTAAACTAAGGAATCTaatcagatatcaatctaataaaaaataaaaaatttgaaattaagataAAAGACCATCTTAACTaccaattatttaaaataattatcttAATAAACAACCTGCACTTAGTATTTCAATTTGTGTAGTTGGAAATTATGACAGATGATTCACCCAGATTTTTTCTCCTTGAAGTCCAATGAGGTTTTTCTTGCTGCTTTTCAGCGTCCAATTTTTCAGGAAACATGCTGTTTGGAAGTCTTTACTTGGCAATCTGTGGATCCACTGATGGAAGCATTTCATTTTGGGATCTGACTGAATCTGTCGAAAACTTTATGCTGCGGATATCAAGTCTTCAGACAGAAAGCTACATGGAATTACAGAAAAGGCCACGCACTGGTAGGGGAAGTCAAGGGGGTCGATGGTGGCGATCCATGTATACTCCAAATAATTTTAAGAAGATATCAGGTGAACCTAATGTTTTGAGAAAACAAAGTAGCCCTGGTTTATTCTCTTTGCAACCCCAGGAACCTGAAATGCAAAGTCACGTGTGTGGAGCATCTGAAATCTCTCTTTCTGAACAAACAAAGCCTCGGGTATCTCCCCAAGTCAGAGAGCAGGCTTCAGAACAGAAAAAGAATGAATCAATCCCTGAAACAACAATATTGGCTGCTGCACATGTCTTAAATAATGTCCACCAGTCTGGGGTCAATTGCCTTCATGTCTCAGATGTTAAGCACCTCCAACTTTCTGACTCTAGGTTCTGTTTCTATGTTGTAAGTGGCGGTGATGATCAAgcagttaatttatttaaatgtgacTTGGAAAGAAATTACAGTCAGAACTCTGAGACTATCACCGCTAAATTAGATTGTGTTCTGCCGACTATCTTGAGCAATTACACTAACCGTTGTCGAATCCTAAACCATCAGATGAAGGTTTTCTGTCTGGATAAGATCATCTCTGCTCACAGCTCTGCTGTCAAAGGTACTTTTATCTTTATTCAACCAGAAGTCTTTCAACTTTTCCCTTCTTCTCCTTATTTTTTTAGAGCAACTTAGTTGTTAAAGACAAATTTTGAGGAGCTTGTTGTTTAtcatgataatttaatttaacaagATAAATTTGTTAGGATTGGAAGTAGGTTTGTTGATAGTTGGCGTATGAACAAGGGTGTAAACAAACCAAATTGAgcagaatatgaataaaattttaaagtttaaattagaTATATTTTAGTTAGAGTACGATTCAAACCTCGAATAGTTAAAAAAATTTGGCTCGAATAAGAGCTCGAGTTCAGCTCGAAAGCTTCAAACATGTTCACAACCTATTATCAAAAggttcaaaatatatttatttaatatataattgtattatgttcaaaaaatattaaagctCACTAGCAGctcaaatttaattatttagaatacaaatcaaatttttttaaatagacttgaaaaaCTCGCGAATTGGCTCGATACATTTACACCCATCATATTATACCCTTCATTTGCACAGCAGTCTTGTAACATTGTGCACAAAATATTTCGTAAGGAAACAATGGTGGATGctgaaacatttttttttaatatattttttcccCCTTACTCCCCACTAAACCAAAGGTGTATGGACGGATGGGAGCTGGGTTTTTTCTACTAGTGTTGACCAGCGAGTCAGGTGCTGGAAGCTTGACCAAGGTAGACTCATCGAGTTCGCACATCTCATTATTAGCGTGCCTGAGCCAGAGGCAATGGATGTCAATACTTGTGGCaggtgattatttttattgtttgctGTAGTTTTACCTTATGTTTCATACTTGTTTAGCTGATTTTTGACTCTTTTTTTTGCCACTGTGATTCTAGAAATCATTATCAGATTACAGTTGCTGGAAGAGGAATGCAGATGGTTGAATTCTATGCGGAGAATGAAGTATAGATAGTTTTGGTTTGGGGCAGGAGACGAGCCCTTTTTCCCAGCCATGATAAAGTTAAACTTGttttatgtatgttctattatTGGGTGTTTTAAAATCACCGCTTAGTCTGCATGCTACTCTTGAACTCTTGTCAAGGAATGAATTGATTTCCTGTCTGCGATgggaaaatatattataataaactGATTTATATCCTAAATTATAGcctacatttaaaaaaaatctacttCTGTACAAAACGAAAAGAATGCATCGTAATAAATTTTAAGGATAGGAGGATGTCTTAGATTTAGTGCATTTCTTGACAACGTGTTCCTTGACAATCCCTTGAGTTTTGGATATAATGATGGTTTCTGACTTGCAGATTCCTGTCGAGAATTGTGAAGAACTCAGAGGCTTTGTAAAGTATTAGTTGGATGGTTTATCATGAATGCGTGGCCCAGCTTGATCAGTCCTT
The Primulina tabacum isolate GXHZ01 chromosome 9, ASM2559414v2, whole genome shotgun sequence DNA segment above includes these coding regions:
- the LOC142556499 gene encoding uncharacterized protein LOC142556499 isoform X4 translates to MRMIGNEIESLLIASGTIFNEIIVWKVVCKKYATIHGDSAEELVQINEDSLLHGVEYEDYLITRLIGHEGSIFRIAWFSNGSKLVSVSDDRSARIWEIHAEKGPLGFISDCSVQNGANQSGGLVLFGHNARIWDCCIFDSFIITAGEDCTCRVWDHDGRELNVIKEHTGRGVWRCLYEPSSSILITAGFDSAIKVRHLYESHKGSDATMVTEDFSAGKKLLALSTPRSSGHAGLTDSKSEYVRCLHFSREDSLYVATNNGYLYHACLCNDRAVKWTELVRIREEAPIICMDLLSNCSDLSDGFEDWVAVGDGKGTMTVVLVVGCVSGPNVELTFSWSAEEERHLLGIFWCRSAKNRFIFTTNHGGRLKLWSIYQKMPFPILNGARSYDVCLFAEFVSCFGLRIMCVDVSFDEKVLVCGDIRGNLLLFSLPRRELSGHSAAADIDISPVNYFKGAHGVSSVCSVSVAGFCYDQVEIRSTGADGCICYLKHDKHLLNLEFLGMKQVKELSVIRAAEQFDDSTFGNYAIGFVSAKFVIWNLAAETKVVQITCGGWRRPYSFFLGDVPEMKNCFSFVKDDTIYVHRHWIPENCRKLYPRNLHIQFHGREIHSLCFISSSSWIATGCEDGTVRLTRYEPDTRTWSVSKLLGEHVGGSAVRSIACVSESFMFIPDGVCENTEAFEDQENIFILISVGAKRVITAWKQTTGMSKIPFDTQSSESNKIVGNNFTSSFTAETPSLSFQWLSTDMPLKLSTYGKIQNTKKVHGTAENLSLMTVGIISGESLSSKYRKTDLNLEDNHENDWRYLGASAFLVKDARSRISVCFVVVACSDATVTLRALVMPIQRWFVVALLSPLPSPVLALQHVVIPKLPPSKASNFSGNMLFGSLYLAICGSTDGSISFWDLTESVENFMLRISSLQTESYMELQKRPRTGRGSQGGRWWRSMYTPNNFKKISGEPNVLRKQSSPGLFSLQPQEPEMQSHVCGASEISLSEQTKPRVSPQVREQASEQKKNESIPETTILAAAHVLNNVHQSGVNCLHVSDVKHLQLSDSRFCFYVVSGGDDQAVNLFKCDLERNYSQNSETITAKLDCVLPTILSNYTNRCRILNHQMKVFCLDKIISAHSSAVKGVWTDGSWVFSTSVDQRVRCWKLDQGRLIEFAHLIISVPEPEAMDVNTCGRNHYQITVAGRGMQMVEFYAENEV
- the LOC142556499 gene encoding uncharacterized protein LOC142556499 isoform X3; translation: MEQSHRELRRGHYLGEISALCLLSLPPHLSSSPFLLAGTGSQILVYDLVDRKVTKSFEVFQGIRVHGISLDPGHEQLADSNISFRIAIFGERSVRIFKLQIGSDNPRQPFLNTQLDFVHSLPKFGHWVLDVCFLKDSATSSSETSYLAIGCSDNSLHLWDILRVNILSEVECSERCLLFSMRMIGNEIESLLIASGTIFNEFIITAGEDCTCRVWDHDGRELNVIKEHTGRGVWRCLYEPSSSILITAGFDSAIKVRHLYESHKGSDATMVTEDFSAGKKLLALSTPRSSGHAGLTDSKSEYVRCLHFSREDSLYVATNNGYLYHACLCNDRAVKWTELVRIREEAPIICMDLLSNCSDLSDGFEDWVAVGDGKGTMTVVLVVGCVSGPNVELTFSWSAEEERHLLGIFWCRSAKNRFIFTTNHGGRLKLWSIYQKMPFPILNGARSYDVCLFAEFVSCFGLRIMCVDVSFDEKVLVCGDIRGNLLLFSLPRRELSGHSAAADIDISPVNYFKGAHGVSSVCSVSVAGFCYDQVEIRSTGADGCICYLKHDKHLLNLEFLGMKQVKELSVIRAAEQFDDSTFGNYAIGFVSAKFVIWNLAAETKVVQITCGGWRRPYSFFLGDVPEMKNCFSFVKDDTIYVHRHWIPENCRKLYPRNLHIQFHGREIHSLCFISSSSWIATGCEDGTVRLTRYEPDTRTWSVSKLLGEHVGGSAVRSIACVSESFMFIPDGVCENTEAFEDQENIFILISVGAKRVITAWKQTTGMSKIPFDTQSSESNKIVGNNFTSSFTAETPSLSFQWLSTDMPLKLSTYGKIQNTKKVHGTAENLSLMTVGIISGESLSSKYRKTDLNLEDNHENDWRYLGASAFLVKDARSRISVCFVVVACSDATVTLRALVMPIQRWFVVALLSPLPSPVLALQHVVIPKLPPSKASNFSGNMLFGSLYLAICGSTDGSISFWDLTESVENFMLRISSLQTESYMELQKRPRTGRGSQGGRWWRSMYTPNNFKKISGEPNVLRKQSSPGLFSLQPQEPEMQSHVCGASEISLSEQTKPRVSPQVREQASEQKKNESIPETTILAAAHVLNNVHQSGVNCLHVSDVKHLQLSDSRFCFYVVSGGDDQAVNLFKCDLERNYSQNSETITAKLDCVLPTILSNYTNRCRILNHQMKVFCLDKIISAHSSAVKGVWTDGSWVFSTSVDQRVRCWKLDQGRLIEFAHLIISVPEPEAMDVNTCGRNHYQITVAGRGMQMVEFYAENEV